One Balaenoptera musculus isolate JJ_BM4_2016_0621 chromosome 13, mBalMus1.pri.v3, whole genome shotgun sequence genomic region harbors:
- the LOC118905894 gene encoding zinc finger CCHC-type and RNA-binding motif-containing protein 1-like → MSGGLAPSKSTVYVSNLPFSLTNNDLYRIFSKYGKVVKVTIMKDKDTRKSKGVAFILFLDKDSAQNCTRAINNKQLFGRVIKASIAIDKGRAAEFIRRRNYFDKSKCYECGESGHLSYACPKNMLGEREPPKKKEKKKKKKIPEPEEEIEEVEESDDEGEDPALDSLSQAIAFQQAKIEEEQKKWKPSSGGPSTSDDSRRPRIKKSTYFSDEEELSD, encoded by the coding sequence ATGAGTGGTGGATTGGCCCCAAGTAAAAGCACAGTGTATGTATCCAACCTGCCCTTTTCCCTGACCAACAATGACTTATACCGGATATTTTCCAAGTATGGCAAAGTTGTAAAGGTTACTATAATGAAAGATAAAGATACCAGGAAGAGTAAAGgggttgcatttattttatttttggataaaGACTCTGCACAAAACTGTACCAGGGCAATAAACAACAAACAGTTATTCGGTAGAGTGATAAAAGCAAGCATTGCTATTGACAAGGGAAGAGCAGCTGAGTTCATCCGAAGACGAAACTACTTTGATAAATCTAAGTGTTATGAATGTGGGGAAAGTGGACACTTAAGTTATGCCTGTCCTAAAAATATGCTTGGAGAACGTGAACcaccaaagaagaaagagaaaaagaaaaaaaagaaaattcctgaaccagaagaagaaattgaagaagtAGAAGAAAGTGATGATGAAGGGGAAGATCCTGCTCTTGACAGCCTCAGTCAGGCCATAGCTTTCCAGCAAGCCaaaattgaagaagaacaaaaaaaatggaaacccaGTTCAGGGGGTCCCTCAACATCAGATGATTCAAGACGCCCAAGGATAAAGAAAAGCACATATTTCAGTGATGAGGAGGAACTTAgtgattaa